One window of Saccharomyces mikatae IFO 1815 strain IFO1815 genome assembly, chromosome: 8 genomic DNA carries:
- the ERG11 gene encoding sterol 14-demethylase (similar to Saccharomyces cerevisiae ERG11 (YHR007C); ancestral locus Anc_5.588), whose translation MSATKSIVGEALEYVNIGLSYFLALPLAQRISLIIIAPFIYNIVWQLLYSLRKDRPPLVFYWIPWVGSAIAYGMKPYEFFEECQKKYGDIFSFVLLGRVMTVYLGPKGHEFVFNAKLADVSAEAAYAHLTTPVFGKGVIYDCPNSRLMEQKKFVKGALSKEAFKSYVPLIAEEVYKYFRDSKNFRLNERSTGTIDVMVTQPEMTIFTASRSLLGKEMRQKLDTDFAYLYSDLDKGFTPINFVFPNLPLEHYRKRDHAQKAISGTYMSLIKERRKNNDIQDRDLIDSLMKNSTYKDGVKMTDQEIANLLIGVLMGGQHTSAATSAWILLHLAERPDVQQELYEEQMRVLDGGKKELTYDLLEEMPLLNQAIKETLRMHHPLHSLFRKVMKDMHVPNTSYVIPEGYHVLVSPGYTHLRDEYFPHAHQFNIHRWNNDAASSYSVGEEIDYGFGAISKGVSSPYLPFGGGRHRCIGEHFAYCQLGVLMSIFVRTLKWHFPEGKTVPSPDFTSMVTLPTGPAKIIWEKRDPEQKI comes from the coding sequence ATGTCTGCTACCAAGTCAATTGTTGGTGAGGCATTGGAATATGTAAACATTGGTTTAAGCTATTTCTTGGCTTTACCATTGGCGCAAAGGATTTCTTTGATCATAATAGCTCCATTCATTTACAATATTGTGTGGCAATTACTATATTCTTTGAGAAAAGACCGTCCACCTCTAGTTTTTTACTGGATTCCATGGGTCGGTAGTGCTATTGCATACGGTATGAAGCCATACGAATTCTTCGAAGAATGTCAAAAGAAGTACGGTGATATCTTCTCATTTGTTCTATTAGGTAGAGTCATGACTGTTTATTTAGGTCCAAAGGGCCACGAATTTGTCTTCAATGCTAAGTTGGCTGATGTTTCAGCAGAAGCTGCTTACGCTCATTTGACGACCCCAGTTTTCGGTAAAGGTGTTATTTATGATTGTCCAAATTCAAGATTGATggaacaaaagaaattcgTTAAAGGTGCTCTGTCCAAAGAAGCCTTCAAGAGTTATGTGCCATTGATTGCTGAAGAAGTCTACAAGTACTTCAGAGACTCTAAGAATTTCCGTTTGAATGAAAGATCTACTGGTACCATTGATGTCATGGTCACTCAACCTGAGATGACCATTTTCACTGCTTCAAGATCGTTATTGGGTAAGGAAATGAGACAAAAGTTGGATACCGACTTTGCTTACTTGTACAGTGATTTGGATAAAGGTTTCACCCCAATTAATTTCGTCTTTCCTAACTTACCATTGGAACACTACAGAAAGAGAGATCATGCTCAAAAGGCTATTTCCGGTACTTACATGTCTTTGATtaaggaaagaagaaagaacaacGACATTCAAGACAGAGATTTGATTGAttctttgatgaagaacTCTACATACAAGGATGGTGTCAAGATGACAGATCAGGAAATTGCTAACTTGTTAATTGGTGTCTTGATGGGTGGTCAACATACTTCTGCTGCCACTTCTGCTTGGATTTTACTGCACTTGGCTGAAAGACCAGATGTTCAACAGGAATTATACGAGGAACAGATGCGCGTTTTGGACGGTGGTAAGAAAGAATTAACTTATGATTTACTAGAAGAAATGCCATTATTAAACCAAGCTATCAAGGAAACTTTAAGAATGCACCACCCATTGCACTCTTTGTTCCGTAAGGTCATGAAGGACATGCACGTTCCAAACACTTCTTACGTCATTCCAGAAGGCTACCACGTTTTGGTTTCCCCAGGTTACACTCATTTAAGAGACGAATACTTCCCACATGCTCACCAGTTTAACATTCACCGTTGGAACAACGATGCTGCCTCTTCTTATTCTGTCGGCGAAGAAATCGATTACGGTTTCGGTGCCATTTCCAAGGGTGTCAGTTCCCCATACTTACCTTTCGGTGGTGGTAGACATAGATGTATTGGTGAACACTTTGCTTACTGTCAACTAGGTGTTTTGATGTCTATCTTTGTTAGAACTTTGAAATGGCATTTCCCAGAAGGTAAGACTGTCCCATCTCCTGACTTTACATCTATGGTTACTCTTCCAACCGGTCCAGCCAAGATTATCTGGGAAAAGAGAGATCCAGAACAAAAGATCTAA
- the SOD2 gene encoding superoxide dismutase SOD2 (similar to Saccharomyces cerevisiae SOD2 (YHR008C); ancestral locus Anc_5.590), whose translation MFAKTAAANLTKKGGLSLLTTTAKRTKVTLPDLKWDFGALEPYISGQINELHYTKHHQTYVNGFNTAVEQFHELSNLLAKEPTPANARKMIAIQQNIKFHGGGFTNHCLFWENLAPESQGGGEPPTGALAKAIDDQFGSLDELIKLTNAKLAGVQGSGWAFIVKNLSNGGKLDVVQTYNQDTVTGPLVPLLAIDAWEHAYYLQYQNKKADYFKAIWNVVNWKEASRRFDAGNI comes from the coding sequence ATGTTCGCCAAAACTGCAGCAGCTAATTTAACCAAAAAGGGTGGTTTATCATTGCTCACCACCACAGCAAAGAGAACCAAAGTCACTTTACCTGACTTGAAATGGGACTTTGGTGCATTAGAACCTTATATTTCTGGTCAAATCAACGAATTGCATTACACCAAACATCATCAAACCTATGTGAACGGATTCAACACCGCTGTTGAACAGTTCCACGAACTTTCAAATCTTCTGGCCAAGGAGCCAACTCCTGCAAACgcaagaaaaatgattgCTATCCAACAAAACATCAAGTTTCACGGTGGTGGCTTCACAAACCACTGCCTATTCTGGGAAAACCTGGCTCCAGAGTCACAGGGTGGTGGTGAACCACCTACCGGAGCTTTGGCAAAGGCCATTGACGACCAATTTGGCAGTTTAGATGAGCTGATTAAGCTGACCAACGCGAAGCTAGCAGGCGTACAGGGCTCCGGATGGGCCTTCATTGTCAAGAACCTCTCCAACGGAGGTAAGCTCGATGTTGTTCAAACCTACAACCAAGACACTGTCACCGGGCCCTTGGTTCCTCTACTTGCAATCGACGCCTGGGAGCATGCCTACTATTTGCAATACCAAAACAAGAAGGCCGATTACTTCAAAGCCATTTGGAACGTGGTTAACTGGAAGGAAGCCTCCAGAAGATTTGATGCTGGCAATATTTAA
- the TDA3 gene encoding Tda3p (similar to Saccharomyces cerevisiae TDA3 (YHR009C); ancestral locus Anc_5.592), with amino-acid sequence MGEDFMHPPFQAYPSKNSEGKKHIVIVGGGIIGCCTAYYLTQHPSFSPSTHHITIIESRRIAGGASGKAGGLLASWAFPHQIVPLSFQLHQELSDEYDGENNWDYRRLTTVSLEADVRKEVIENYERVSKKAYTLNVPPPKKRPGNIPNKFNIGDSSSSLSSSGSSLKNESASNEEEGSDVHISSSVPSLHSLTNERMKSHTNSVSDLDSVSPAEQLRENNIHNPLPADLNWIRRELVNDWSSLGGTDTTAQLHPYKFTHFILSKAMETGAVDLLLGKVVGVKCDEMDCVHSLKYLPSVIKNRRNSRGQAENSDIKLGTIFNDNNAKPIEINDIQQVVLSMGPWTSKILKDCPISGLRAHSVTIKPSEKTVSPYAILAELKVNDREFFSPEMYARKDEVYVCGEGDTLVNIPESSDDVEVVSEKCDELYHYVSKLSPTLSKGHLLRKQACFLPVLNVPTSSGPLIGETNVKDLYIASGHSCWGINNAPATGKLMAEILLDGEATSAEISSLDPKLYFDATILP; translated from the coding sequence ATGGGTGAGGATTTCATGCACCCACCGTTTCAAGCGTACCCTTCAAAAAATAGTGAAGGGAAAAAACATATTGTCATTGTTGGTGGTGGCATCATTGGTTGCTGTACGGCATACTACTTGACGCAGCATCCAAGTTTCAGCCCTTCGACCCATCACATTACTATCATTGAATCAAGGCGTATTGCTGGAGGGGCTTCTGGTAAAGCGGGCGGTCTGCTTGCATCTTGGGCTTTTCCTCATCAGATTGTGCCTTTGAGTTTCCAGCTACATCAGGAATTGAGTGATGAGTATGATGGAGAGAACAACTGGGATTACAGAAGATTGACGACTGTGTCCTTAGAAGCTGACGTTCGGAAAGAGGTCATTGAAAACTATGAGAGAGTGAGCAAAAAAGCCTATACCCTTAATGTTCCACCTCCAAAGAAGAGACCAGGTAACATACCCAATAAGTTTAACATCGGGGATTCTAGTTCATCATTAAGTTCTTCAGGCTCTTCGTTGAAGAACGAATCCGCCAGtaacgaagaagaaggatCTGATGTTCACATTTCCAGCTCAGTGCCTAGCTTACATTCTCTAACAAACGAACGCATGAAAAGCCACACAAACAGCGTATCAGACCTTGATTCTGTAAGCCCTGCCGAGCAACTCAGGGAGAACAATATTCATAATCCTTTGCCAGCTGACTTGAATTGGATAAGAAGAGAGTTGGTTAATGATTGGTCTTCGCTAGGTGGTACTGATACCACAGCACAACTTCATCCTTATAAATTCACCCATTTCATATTATCAAAAGCGATGGAAACGGGGGCCGTTGATCTATTACTGGGGAAGGTAGTAGGAGTAAAGTGCGACGAAATGGATTGTGTTCATTCCCTAAAATATCTTCCCTCTGTCATCAAAAACCGCAGAAATAGTAGAGGTCAAGCAGAAAATTCAGATATCAAGCTGGGCACAATCTTCAATGACAACAATGCAAAGCCTATTGAAATCAATGATATCCAGCAGGTTGTTTTGAGCATGGGGCCCTGGACTTCCAAAATCCTAAAAGATTGTCCAATTTCTGGATTAAGGGCTCACTCTGTCACGATCAAACCCAGCGAAAAGACAGTTTCACCATATGCTATACTTGCTGAACTGAAAGTCAACGACCGTGAGTTTTTCTCCCCTGAAATGTATGCAAGAAAAGATGAGGTTTATGTGTGCGGTGAAGGTGACACCTTGGTGAATATACCTGAAAGCTCAGATGATGTTGAGGTGGTTTCGGAAAAGTGCGATGAATTGTATCATTATGTATCCAAACTATCGCCAACTTTATCAAAGGGCCATCTCTTGAGAAAACAAGCGTGTTTTTTGCCAGTATTAAATGTTCCCACAAGTTCGGGTCCCTTGATTGGTGAGACAAATGTCAAAGATCTTTATATTGCGAGTGGGCACTCTTGCTGGGGTATTAACAATGCGCCAGCCACAGGCAAATTAATGGCTGAAATTCTCCTTGATGGCGAAGCAACTTCTGCGGAAATCTCAAGTTTAGACCCAAAGTTATATTTTGATGCTACCATACTCCCTTAA
- the STP2 gene encoding Stp2p (similar to Saccharomyces cerevisiae STP1 (YDR463W) and STP2 (YHR006W); ancestral locus Anc_5.586), which produces MPILSLSATRDSVFTRIYDYFKVVVEQVIVPNATDDKSSKNTLFEELKHVKQDDHQRDSYAAKSNDVADTSELFPSQNNEQLSLTSKSSVVPCALNLDNLQTAFSIETDKNGIVRTRLNLGEAISRDSAIDEPTKSQNDLLSSPLLHESYINTDQYKALFPSNFLPITPISSVITPASKKCIDESPLSDEIQGTADESSEALSYICHYCDARFRIRGYLTRHIKKHAKRKAYHCPFFDNSISQELRCHTSGGFSRRDTYKTHLKSRHFTYPEGVKPQDRNKSSGACAQCGEYFHTSESWVENHIEAGSCKGLPEGYSERIREKKKTTKMKMIKTSDGQTRFISSEESAPVKSAALSNNTMEAAVIHSKEPHNHKGIPRKTQKNKIGVDAPWLERKQISKTTETTQSHEPIDIQNPKEWPITSHPILSPQNASSIAQEYQSSWYVLRMGSPALSSTSSALSPLSGDPITTTETNKSYPLDSEQSLSESDKAEEDSINHSKKSNMISINEILQKQMNFELLGENHLKETQDCLALYKKANGIEF; this is translated from the coding sequence ATGCCTATTTTATCACTATCTGCAACACGGGACAGTGTTTTCACAAGAATATATGATTATTTTAAGGTGGTAGTGGAACAGGTGATTGTGCCCAATGCAACAGACGACAAGTCTTCTAAGAATACTCTTTTCGAAGAGTTAAAACACGTCAAACAGGACGATCATCAAAGAGACAGTTATGCTGCCAAAAGTAATGATGTGGCCGATACGAGCGAGTTATTTCCCAGTCAGAATAACGAACAGTTGAGTCTGacatcaaaatcttcaGTTGTCCCCTGCGCTTTAAATTTGGATAACCTGCAAACAGCTTTCTCTATTGAAACTGATAAGAATGGTATAGTAAGAACAAGGTTGAACCTGGGTGAAGCGATCTCGCGAGATTCCGCCATCGACGAGCCAACCAAGTCGCAAAACGACTTATTAAGTTCCCCTTTACTCCACGAATCCTATATCAACACTGATCAGTACAAGGCcctttttccttcaaattttcttccGATCACTCCTATAAGCAGCGTAATCACCCCTGCATCTAAAAAATGTATTGATGAGTCCCCTCTATCTGACGAAATTCAGGGCACTGCTGATGAATCATCGGAAGCTTTATCATACATATGCCACTACTGTGATGCCAGATTCCGAATTAGAGGGTACTTAACACGACACATCAAAAAGCATGCCAAAAGAAAGGCTTATCACTgtccattttttgataatagCATTTCGCAGGAGCTGCGATGCCATACTTCCGGCGGGTTCAGTAGAAGAGATACGTACAAAACACACTTGAAATCTAGACATTTCACTTATCCAGAAGGTGTTAAGCCTCAAGACCGCAATAAATCATCCGGTGCGTGTGCTCAGTGTGGGGAATACTTCCACACTAGTGAGAGCTGGGTGGAAAACCACATTGAGGCAGGGAGTTGCAAAGGGTTACCAGAAGGCTACTCTGAGAGGATAcgagagaaaaagaagactactaaaatgaaaatgataaagacCTCCGATGGCCAGACTAGATTCATCTCATCCGAAGAAAGTGCTCCCGTAAAAAGTGCGGCGCTAAGTAACAACACCATGGAAGCGGCGGTAATACATTCGAAAGAACCCCATAATCACAAGGGCATACCAAGAAAAACCcagaagaataaaattggAGTGGACGCACCTTGGCTCGAACGTAAACAAATCTCAAAAACCACAGAAACTACACAATCACATGAGCCTATTGACATCCAAAATCCTAAGGAGTGGCCAATTACATCCCATCCAATACTTTCACCTCAAAATGCGTCTTCTATAGCTCAGGAATATCAATCATCGTGGTACGTATTACGTATGGGCTCACCTGCATTATCCTCTACCTCATCAGCGTTGTCTCCACTTTCGGGTGATCCGATCACAACTACAGAAACAAATAAATCATACCCATTAGATTCGGAGCAATCATTGTCAGAGTCAGACAAGGCCGAAGAAGACTCAATAAATCACTCAAAGAAGAGCAATATGATTTCCATCAATGAGATATTACAGAAGCAAATGAACTTCGAGCTACTAGGTGAAAATCACTTAAAGGAAACTCAAGATTGTTTGGCTCTTTACAAAAAAGCCAATGGGATAGAATTTTAA
- the RPL27A gene encoding 60S ribosomal protein eL27 (similar to Saccharomyces cerevisiae RPL27B (YDR471W) and RPL27A (YHR010W); ancestral locus Anc_5.597) translates to MAKFLKAGKVAVVVRGRYAGKKVVIVKPHDEGSKSHPFGHALVAGIERYPLKVTKKHGAKKVAKRTKIKPFIKVVNYNHLLPTRYTLDVEAFKSVVSTETFEQPSQREEAKKVVKKAFEERHQAGKNQWFFSKLRF, encoded by the exons atggctAAGTTCTTGAAAGCTGGTAAAGTTG CTGTCGTTGTCCGTGGTCGTTACGCCGGTAAGAAGGTTGTTATCGTTAAACCACATGATGAAGGTTCCAAGTCTCATCCATTTGGTCACGCTTTGGTTGCCGGTATTGAAAGATACCCATTAAAGGTCACCAAGAAGCATGGTGCCAAGAAGGTTGCTAAGAGAACCAAGATCAAGCCTTTCATCAAGGTCGTCAACTACAACCATTTATTGCCAACCAGATACACTTTAGATGTCGAAGCTTTCAAATCCGTTGTTTCTACTGAAACTTTCGAACAACCTTCTCAACGTGAAGAAGCTAAGAAGGTCGTCAAGAAGGCTTTCGAAGAAAGACACCAAGCTGGTAAGAACCAATGGTTCTTCTCTAAGTTGAGATTTTAA
- the DIA4 gene encoding putative serine--tRNA ligase DIA4 (similar to Saccharomyces cerevisiae DIA4 (YHR011W); ancestral locus Anc_5.598), whose protein sequence is MIVRRLFSVSSYSFFLKKPQFDVKGIIEMIPQYQTSIQNRELIEADSIILNLQQLSEQYQRIKTIDKIIADIQIQRKSIEAQIKKDRTKITEYSATLKALKEQYQDQDNELSELQKKVFETCRSLPNVLDPTVPLKAPKIEQWINPLKAYESSEAQEHVGIMLRKEILDLQTASNITGTSWYYLLNDGARLEQALVAYALKKANDHGFASCTPPSITKRDLIDACGFNPRDMNNERQIYALQDTNLGLVATAEISMAGLGANKVLNFNSDECSKKLVGVSRCYRAEAGARGKDTKGLYRVHEFTKVELFCWSKPENSAKILEEIKQFQISIVDELGLTAKVLNMPSNDLGNPAFKKYDIEAWMPGRGKFGEISSASNCTNFQSRRLNTKYKNDKTGKLEYVHTLNGTAMAIPRVMVALVENFYDSSTNKIHVPKCLREFLNGQRYI, encoded by the coding sequence ATGATTGTAAGACGTTTATTTTCAGTATCAAGTTACTCGTTTTTCTTAAAGAAACCTCAGTTTGATGTGAAAGGAATAATAGAGATGATCCCCCAGTATCAAACTTCTATTCAAAATAGAGAGTTGATAGAAGCTGATAGCATAATACTAAACTTACAACAACTAAGTGAACAATATCAACGCATAAAAACGATTGATAAAATTATAGCGGATATTCAGATACAGAGAAAATCAATTGAAGCACAAATTAAAAAGGATAGAACGAAGATTACAGAATATTCGGCTACATTGAAGGCCCTTAAAGAGCAATACCAAGATCAAGATAATGAATTATCGGAGCTGCAAAAGAAAGTCTTCGAGACTTGCAGATCACTTCCAAATGTCTTGGACCCTACGGTTCCGTTAAAGGCCCCAAAGATTGAGCAATGGATAAACCCTTTAAAAGCGTATGAATCTTCGGAAGCTCAGGAACACGTAGGTATTATGCTTAGAAAGGAAATTCTGGATTTACAGACTGCCTCAAACATTACAGGAACATCATGGTACTATCTACTAAATGACGGAGCACGTCTTGAACAAGCTTTGGTAGCGTATGCCCTGAAAAAGGCAAATGACCATGGGTTTGCAAGCTGCACACCACCAAGCATTACGAAAAGAGATTTAATAGATGCATGTGGGTTCAATCCAAGGGATATGAATAATGAACGGCAGATTTATGCTCTTCAGGACACTAACTTAGGATTGGTTGCTACTGCAGAAATATCCATGGCAGGCCTAGGCGCAAACAAGGTCCTAAATTTCAACTCGGATGAATGTTCCAAGAAACTCGTCGGTGTGAGCAGATGTTACAGAGCTGAAGCGGGTGCCAGGGGAAAGGATACGAAAGGTCTTTATCGCGTTCATGAGTTCACTAAAGTAGAATTGTTTTGCTGGAGCAAACCAGAAAATAGTGCCaaaattcttgaagaaataaagcAATTCCAAATTTCTATAGTAGATGAATTAGGTTTAACAGCCAAAGTGCTTAATATGCCTTCAAATGATCTCGGTAATCCCGCTTTCAAGAAGTACGATATTGAAGCTTGGATGCCAGGAAGGGGAAAATTTGGTGAGATAAGTAGTGCCTCTAATTGTACCAATTTTCAAAGCAGAAGATTAAATACAAAGTACAAGAACGATAAAACAGGAAAGTTAGAATATGTACACACGCTAAATGGTACAGCGATGGCCATCCCAAGAGTGATGGTAGCCCTGgtagaaaatttttatgACTCAAGCACTAATAAAATACATGTTCCTAAATGTTTGAGGGAGTTTTTGAATGGTCAACGATATATTTAA
- the VPS29 gene encoding retromer subunit VPS29 (similar to Saccharomyces cerevisiae VPS29 (YHR012W); ancestral locus Anc_5.599): protein MNCIIRQGALKIGCCSGYTVVPKNDPLSLLALARQLDVDILLWGGTHNVEAYTLEGKFFVNPGSCTGAFNTDWPIIFDVEDSDEAVTSGVEETKEDEPIQQNDVIREESMGKEQSGSDITRDNAIEEDGADVKLESQFKEDEVNISDLDVKGSNSPSFCLLDIQGTICTLYIYLYVDGEVKVDKVVYEKE, encoded by the coding sequence ATGAATTGTATAATAAGGCAAGGGGCTTTAAAAATTGGCTGTTGCAGCGGTTATACTGTGGTACCAAAGAACGACCCCTTATCTTTATTAGCATTAGCACGCCAGTTAGATGTAGATATTTTGTTATGGGGCGGTACTCATAATGTCGAGGCTTACACCTTGGAGGGGAAGTTTTTTGTGAATCCAGGCAGTTGTACGGGAGCCTTCAATACGGATTGGCCCATTATATTTGACGTTGAAGATAGCGATGAAGCTGTAACATCAGGGGTGGAGGAAACTAAGGAGGATGAACCCATACAACAAAATGATGTAATCAGGGAAGAATCGATGGGGAAAGAACAATCTGGATCTGACATAACCAGAGATAATGCAATCGAAGAGGATGGCGCTGACGTGAAATTGGAGAGCCAATTTAAAGAAGACGAGGTCAATATATCAGATTTGGATGTGAAAGGGTCTAATTCGCCAAGTTTCTGTCTGCTGGATATTCAAGGTACCATTTGCACGTTATACATCTATCTTTATGTTGACGGTGAAGTGAAGGTCGATAAAGTGGTTTATGAAAAGGAATAG